A region from the Agrococcus sp. SL85 genome encodes:
- a CDS encoding LCP family protein, translated as MRHPNTGDAAVMQRRGWWLVAIGFLLPGSAQVLAGNRRLGRVGIVATIALVALVAVAAILWVAWRGALLALVGTVAGLLVVEVVLIAYAVLWLVLGLDTLRLARLPSVRGRARAGIAALAIVATVAPAALAGYGASLVDTSRTVVADLFQASGPPVEPIDGRYTFLLLGGDAGDDRVGLRADSMTVVTVNAETGAATMIGVPRNMRNAPFSEGSPMWGPWPNGFDCESSDCLLNGTYTYGEAHPELYPDAVANGSSPGIEATRDAVEGVTGVPLQFFVLVDMHGFEDLIDALGGIEIEVTERVPIAIEGEPVREWIEPGTRTLDGHDALWYARSRAGSSDYARMARQRQVQEALVANFTPDVLLTKYSELASAGVDMVETDIPQSMVGSLSELALETRRSEITNLELVPDSGVNTGDPDFEQIHAMVQQALAAADAVPTPTPTPTPSP; from the coding sequence ATGCGTCACCCGAACACGGGCGACGCGGCCGTGATGCAGCGTCGCGGCTGGTGGCTCGTCGCCATCGGCTTCCTGCTGCCCGGCAGCGCCCAGGTGCTCGCGGGCAACCGCAGGCTCGGGCGCGTCGGCATCGTCGCCACGATCGCGCTCGTCGCGCTCGTCGCGGTCGCCGCGATCCTCTGGGTCGCGTGGCGCGGGGCGCTGCTCGCGCTCGTCGGCACGGTCGCGGGCCTGCTCGTCGTGGAGGTCGTCCTCATCGCCTACGCGGTGCTGTGGCTCGTGCTCGGCCTCGACACGCTGCGCCTGGCGCGCCTGCCCAGCGTGCGAGGCCGAGCCCGCGCAGGCATCGCCGCCCTCGCGATCGTCGCGACCGTCGCGCCGGCGGCCCTCGCGGGCTACGGCGCGAGCCTCGTCGACACGTCGCGCACCGTCGTCGCCGACCTCTTCCAGGCCAGCGGCCCTCCTGTCGAGCCCATCGACGGCCGCTACACGTTCCTGCTCCTCGGCGGCGACGCCGGGGACGACCGCGTGGGCCTGCGCGCCGACTCGATGACCGTCGTCACCGTCAACGCCGAGACGGGTGCCGCGACGATGATCGGCGTGCCGCGCAACATGCGCAACGCGCCCTTCTCGGAGGGCTCGCCCATGTGGGGGCCGTGGCCGAACGGCTTCGACTGCGAGTCGAGCGACTGCCTGCTGAACGGCACCTACACCTACGGCGAGGCCCATCCCGAGCTCTACCCGGACGCCGTCGCGAACGGCTCGAGCCCCGGCATCGAGGCGACCCGCGATGCGGTCGAGGGCGTGACGGGCGTGCCGCTGCAGTTCTTCGTGCTCGTCGACATGCACGGCTTCGAGGACCTCATCGACGCCCTCGGCGGCATCGAGATCGAGGTGACCGAGCGGGTGCCGATCGCCATCGAGGGCGAGCCGGTGCGCGAGTGGATCGAGCCCGGCACCCGCACGCTCGACGGCCACGACGCGCTCTGGTACGCCCGCAGCCGCGCGGGCTCCTCCGACTACGCGCGCATGGCGCGCCAGCGGCAGGTGCAGGAGGCGCTCGTGGCGAACTTCACGCCCGACGTGCTGCTCACGAAGTACTCCGAGCTCGCGTCGGCCGGCGTCGACATGGTGGAGACCGACATCCCGCAGTCGATGGTCGGCAGCCTGTCGGAGCTGGCGCTCGAGACGCGCCGGTCCGAGATCACGAACCTCGAGCTCGTGCCGGACTCGGGCGTCAACACGGGCGACCCCGACTTCGAGCAGATCCACGCCATGGTGCAGCAGGCGCTCGCGGCCGCGGACGCCGTGCCCACGCCCACGCCCACGCCCACGCCGAGCCCGTAG
- a CDS encoding PH domain-containing protein: protein MPAGEERVIARMRPHARVLVVPVLVLWAAIGLGTLLVDRVDWPLWNTAVWTVAGLVVALLTVVPTLAWLSRGFVFTTERVVIRSGFGGTRRETMLSRVHDVTVRRRGLQALFGAGDVLLSTGGDRAVVLADVPLASLVQRMLSEQLGARGIAMPEPPPGR from the coding sequence GTGCCAGCCGGGGAGGAGCGCGTGATCGCGCGCATGCGACCGCATGCGCGGGTCCTCGTCGTGCCCGTGCTCGTGCTCTGGGCGGCGATCGGGCTCGGCACCCTGCTCGTCGACCGCGTCGACTGGCCGCTGTGGAACACCGCGGTCTGGACGGTCGCGGGCCTCGTCGTCGCGCTGCTCACGGTCGTGCCGACGCTCGCGTGGCTCTCGCGCGGCTTCGTCTTCACGACCGAGCGCGTCGTCATCCGCTCGGGCTTCGGCGGCACGCGGCGGGAGACGATGCTCTCGCGCGTGCACGACGTGACGGTGCGCCGCCGCGGGCTGCAGGCGCTCTTCGGTGCCGGCGACGTGCTGCTCTCGACGGGCGGCGACCGCGCCGTCGTGCTCGCCGACGTGCCGCTCGCGTCGCTCGTGCAGCGCATGCTCTCGGAGCAGCTCGGCGCGCGGGGGATCGCGATGCCGGAGCCCCCGCCCGGCCGCTGA
- a CDS encoding glycosyltransferase family protein, which yields MTGRLTVVLDEVGERSTTMVGRYGAEIARALVATAPDGFEVAGLAARISPAREERVHALVPGLAELRQTAVPARELRQAWLRSLTTLPVRGLVHSTSLLAPTGLDAGTGDQVTVTLHGLQPLSDRSERKARWFERALHRSVRRADGIVVPTTAVAEDLAERFDVGDRARVIHPAPAAWLRAPEDDAGTVRRLGLPDEYVLAVTSPGARGQAERLVATVASRSMPDVRVVVAGPVSWGETTLAALAVEAGIPAGRIIMVGDLDDADLAVAYARALAHLHVSEADALGLTLLEAAALGTPTVHAATRSLLEIGGEASVPVVGGPDRLAASLGRLLDDGDERTRLGLHAQDRARAFTWEAAAAQVWQLHAEL from the coding sequence GTGACCGGCCGCCTCACGGTCGTCCTCGACGAGGTCGGCGAGCGCTCCACGACGATGGTCGGCCGCTACGGCGCCGAGATCGCCCGCGCCCTCGTGGCGACCGCCCCCGATGGCTTCGAGGTCGCAGGACTCGCCGCACGCATCTCCCCCGCGCGCGAGGAGCGCGTGCACGCCCTCGTCCCGGGGCTCGCCGAGCTGCGCCAGACCGCCGTGCCCGCCAGGGAGCTGCGGCAGGCGTGGCTCCGCTCGCTCACGACGCTGCCCGTGCGCGGCCTCGTGCACTCCACGAGCCTGCTCGCGCCCACCGGCCTCGACGCGGGCACGGGCGACCAGGTGACGGTCACGCTGCACGGCCTCCAGCCGCTCTCGGACCGCTCCGAGCGGAAGGCCCGCTGGTTCGAGCGCGCGCTGCACCGCTCGGTGCGGCGCGCCGACGGCATCGTCGTGCCGACGACCGCCGTCGCCGAGGACCTCGCGGAGCGCTTCGACGTGGGCGATCGCGCGCGCGTCATCCACCCGGCCCCCGCCGCCTGGCTGCGGGCGCCCGAGGACGACGCCGGGACGGTGCGGCGCCTCGGCCTGCCGGACGAGTACGTGCTCGCCGTGACCTCGCCGGGCGCGCGCGGCCAGGCGGAGCGCCTCGTCGCGACCGTCGCGAGCCGCTCCATGCCCGACGTCCGGGTCGTCGTCGCCGGGCCCGTGAGCTGGGGCGAGACGACCCTCGCGGCGCTCGCCGTGGAGGCCGGCATCCCCGCGGGCCGCATCATCATGGTCGGCGACCTCGACGACGCCGACCTCGCCGTCGCCTACGCGCGCGCCCTCGCGCACCTCCACGTCTCGGAGGCGGACGCGCTGGGGCTCACGCTCCTCGAGGCAGCCGCCCTCGGCACGCCCACCGTGCACGCCGCCACCCGCTCGCTGCTCGAGATCGGCGGCGAGGCGAGCGTGCCCGTCGTCGGCGGGCCCGACCGCCTCGCGGCCTCCCTCGGCCGCCTGCTCGACGACGGCGACGAGCGCACGCGCCTCGGCCTGCACGCGCAGGACCGCGCCCGCGCCTTCACCTGGGAGGCCGCCGCCGCCCAGGTGTGGCAGCTGCACGCCGAGCTGTAG
- a CDS encoding biotin--[acetyl-CoA-carboxylase] ligase → MLFPGAARIATVIELGAVGSTFDAVDERADHLTTWATLDQRAGRGRLGREWVSPAGKCLAATVLVRTKGLSEEAVGWLPLAAGLALADALDPLVADRARIKWPNDVLVEGRKVAGILCERRTTGVAVGFGVNLTLTRAELPTDAATSLTLEGADATATVLADCVLAHVVRSLGDLLPALGSEPLRAAVASQLATIGRDVRVTLPAGELRGRAVGLGPHGELQVESEGEIVDVRAGDVVHVR, encoded by the coding sequence ATGCTCTTCCCCGGCGCAGCCCGCATCGCGACCGTCATCGAGCTCGGGGCCGTCGGCTCGACCTTCGACGCCGTCGACGAGCGCGCCGACCACCTCACCACCTGGGCCACGCTCGACCAGCGCGCCGGGCGCGGCAGGCTCGGCCGCGAGTGGGTCTCGCCCGCCGGCAAGTGCCTCGCCGCCACCGTGCTCGTGCGCACGAAGGGCCTCTCCGAGGAGGCGGTCGGCTGGCTGCCGCTCGCCGCGGGCCTCGCGCTCGCCGATGCCCTCGACCCGCTCGTCGCCGACCGCGCTCGCATCAAGTGGCCGAACGACGTGCTCGTCGAGGGCAGGAAGGTCGCCGGGATCCTCTGCGAGCGCCGCACCACGGGCGTCGCCGTGGGGTTCGGCGTCAACCTGACCCTCACGCGCGCGGAGCTGCCGACCGACGCCGCGACCTCCCTCACGCTCGAGGGGGCCGACGCGACCGCGACGGTGCTCGCCGACTGCGTGCTCGCGCACGTCGTGCGCTCGCTCGGCGACCTGCTGCCCGCGCTCGGCTCCGAGCCGCTGCGCGCCGCCGTGGCCTCGCAGCTCGCCACGATCGGCCGCGACGTGCGGGTGACGCTGCCCGCGGGCGAGCTGCGCGGCCGCGCGGTCGGCCTCGGGCCGCACGGCGAGCTGCAGGTCGAATCCGAGGGCGAGATCGTCGACGTGCGGGCCGGTGACGTCGTCCACGTCCGCTGA
- a CDS encoding acyl-CoA carboxylase subunit beta, with amino-acid sequence MTDETTAAVPASTTASRIADLRDRHREAVTDKEAKARDKQGAKGKKTARERIEQFVDQGSFVEFDAYVRHRTSAFGMEANRPYGDAVVTGIGTVHGRRVAVYAQDFTTFGGSLGEVAGEKIIKIQDYAMKVGVPIVGMLDSGGARIQEGVVALGKYGEIFRRNTAASGVIPQISIVMGPAAGGAVYSPALTDFVVMVDKSSHMFVTGPDVIKTVTGEEVGFEELGGGRTHNTVSGVSHYLAADEDDALDYVRALLAYLPDNNQSEVPAYDHTAERVVNDADRRLNTVIPDSPNQPYDVLTIIETLMDDREFLEVQPLYAPNIVIGFGRLEGRTIGVIANQPKQMAGTLNIEAGEKAARFVRFCDSFSIPILTVVDVPGYLPGTDQEWSGVIRRGAKLLYAYAEATVPMVTVITRKAYGGAYIVMGSKQLGADINIAWPSAEIAVMGGQGAVNILYRTEIKEAEAAGEDVAAVRSRLASEYTYNVASPFLAAERGELDGIIEPAETRVAVTRAFRALRTKRVQRPERKHGNIPL; translated from the coding sequence GTGACCGACGAGACCACTGCAGCCGTGCCCGCATCGACGACGGCGTCGCGCATCGCCGATCTCCGCGACCGCCACCGCGAGGCGGTGACCGACAAGGAGGCGAAGGCCCGCGACAAGCAGGGCGCGAAGGGCAAGAAGACGGCCCGCGAGCGCATCGAGCAGTTCGTCGACCAGGGCTCGTTCGTCGAGTTCGACGCCTACGTGCGCCACCGCACGAGCGCCTTCGGCATGGAGGCGAACCGCCCCTACGGCGACGCGGTCGTCACGGGCATCGGCACCGTCCACGGCCGCCGCGTCGCGGTCTACGCGCAGGACTTCACGACCTTCGGCGGCTCGCTCGGCGAGGTCGCGGGCGAGAAGATCATCAAGATCCAGGACTACGCGATGAAGGTGGGCGTGCCCATCGTCGGCATGCTCGACTCGGGCGGCGCGCGCATCCAGGAGGGTGTGGTCGCGCTCGGCAAGTACGGCGAGATCTTCCGCCGCAACACGGCTGCCTCCGGTGTCATCCCGCAGATCTCGATCGTCATGGGCCCCGCGGCCGGCGGCGCGGTCTACTCCCCCGCCCTCACCGACTTCGTCGTCATGGTCGACAAGTCGAGCCACATGTTCGTCACCGGCCCCGACGTCATCAAGACGGTCACGGGCGAGGAGGTCGGCTTCGAGGAGCTCGGCGGCGGCCGCACCCACAACACCGTCTCGGGCGTCAGCCACTACCTGGCCGCCGACGAGGACGACGCGCTCGACTACGTGCGGGCGCTCCTCGCCTACCTCCCCGACAACAACCAGTCGGAGGTGCCGGCCTACGACCACACGGCCGAGCGGGTCGTGAACGACGCCGACCGCCGCCTCAACACGGTCATCCCCGACTCGCCGAACCAGCCCTACGACGTGCTGACGATCATCGAGACGCTCATGGACGACCGCGAGTTCCTCGAGGTGCAGCCGCTCTACGCGCCCAACATCGTCATCGGCTTCGGCCGCCTCGAGGGCCGCACGATCGGCGTGATCGCGAACCAGCCGAAGCAGATGGCGGGCACGCTCAACATCGAGGCGGGCGAGAAGGCCGCGCGCTTCGTGCGCTTCTGCGACTCCTTCTCGATCCCCATCCTCACGGTCGTCGACGTGCCCGGCTACCTGCCCGGCACCGACCAGGAGTGGTCGGGCGTCATCCGCCGCGGCGCGAAGCTGCTCTACGCCTACGCGGAGGCGACCGTGCCGATGGTCACGGTCATCACGCGCAAGGCCTACGGCGGCGCCTACATCGTGATGGGCTCGAAGCAGCTCGGCGCCGACATCAACATCGCGTGGCCCTCGGCCGAGATCGCGGTCATGGGCGGCCAGGGCGCCGTGAACATCCTCTACCGCACCGAGATCAAGGAGGCCGAGGCCGCGGGCGAGGACGTCGCCGCGGTGCGCTCGCGCCTCGCGAGCGAGTACACCTACAACGTGGCCTCGCCGTTCCTCGCGGCCGAGCGCGGCGAGCTCGACGGCATCATCGAGCCGGCCGAGACCCGCGTGGCCGTGACGCGCGCGTTCCGCGCGCTGCGCACGAAGCGCGTGCAGCGGCCGGAGCGCAAGCACGGGAACATCCCGCTGTGA
- a CDS encoding acyl-CoA carboxylase subunit epsilon, protein MNDPAATEPRDDRPILEVVGGSPTAEERAAVEAVLVGLADEWAETKHRRVLDTESEWQSKSRSAEGGRWKAD, encoded by the coding sequence GTGAACGACCCCGCCGCCACCGAGCCGCGCGACGACCGCCCCATCCTCGAGGTCGTCGGCGGCTCGCCGACCGCTGAGGAGCGCGCCGCCGTCGAGGCGGTGCTCGTGGGGCTCGCCGACGAGTGGGCGGAGACGAAGCACCGGCGCGTGCTCGACACCGAGAGCGAGTGGCAGTCGAAGTCGCGCAGCGCCGAGGGCGGCCGCTGGAAGGCCGACTGA
- the purE gene encoding 5-(carboxyamino)imidazole ribonucleotide mutase has product MPAVSIIMGSDSDWRVMEAAKAVLDELGIEAEVDVVSAHRTPEKMVGFARGAADRGVRVIIAGAGGAAHLPGMVASMTRLPVVGVPVPLERLDGLDSLLSIVQMPAGIPVATVSIGGARNAGILAARILGTADAGIAARLDAFAADLERQVGEKARALQERVGGTA; this is encoded by the coding sequence ATGCCTGCGGTCAGCATCATCATGGGTTCGGACTCCGACTGGCGGGTCATGGAGGCGGCCAAGGCCGTGCTCGATGAGCTCGGCATCGAGGCGGAGGTCGACGTCGTCTCGGCGCACCGCACCCCCGAGAAGATGGTCGGGTTCGCGCGCGGCGCCGCCGACCGGGGCGTCCGCGTCATCATCGCCGGCGCCGGGGGCGCCGCCCACCTGCCCGGCATGGTCGCCTCGATGACGCGCCTGCCCGTCGTGGGCGTGCCCGTCCCGCTCGAGCGGCTCGACGGCCTCGACAGCCTGCTCTCGATCGTGCAGATGCCCGCGGGCATCCCCGTCGCCACCGTGTCGATCGGCGGCGCCCGCAACGCCGGCATCCTCGCCGCGCGCATCCTCGGCACCGCCGACGCGGGGATCGCGGCCAGGCTCGACGCCTTCGCCGCCGACCTCGAGCGCCAGGTGGGCGAGAAGGCGCGCGCCCTGCAGGAGCGGGTGGGCGGCACCGCATGA
- a CDS encoding 5-(carboxyamino)imidazole ribonucleotide synthase → MIVGVVGGGQLARMMIPAAVALGIELRVLAEGEGMSASLAATAVGDYRDEAAVLAFAEGVDVITFDHEHVPQAVLRALVEAGHQVHPGPDALRFAQDKREMRARMAELGAPQPDWAPVDSADDLAAFVAEHGGAGVLKTATGGYDGKGVRVVRSVEEAADWLAGAAAGGPRLLVEELVPFRRELAQLVARRPSGETVVWPLVQTIQQDSICAEVLAPAPDAASIQPVVDDVARSIAEGLGVTGVLAVELFETSDGRVLINELAMRPHNSGHWTIDGATTSQFEQHLRAVLDLPLGATGVLAPAAVMVNVIGGPASGAMADRYAGALAAHPDVKVHSYAKSTRVGRKVGHVTAIGDDLDEVAYRARAAAAHFDA, encoded by the coding sequence ATGATCGTCGGCGTGGTCGGAGGCGGGCAGCTCGCCCGCATGATGATCCCCGCGGCCGTGGCGCTCGGCATCGAGCTGCGCGTGCTCGCCGAGGGCGAGGGCATGTCGGCGTCGCTCGCGGCGACCGCCGTCGGCGACTACCGCGACGAGGCGGCTGTGCTCGCCTTCGCGGAGGGCGTGGACGTCATCACCTTCGACCACGAGCACGTGCCGCAGGCGGTGCTCCGCGCGCTCGTCGAGGCAGGCCACCAGGTGCACCCGGGCCCCGACGCGCTGCGCTTCGCCCAGGACAAGCGCGAGATGCGCGCCCGCATGGCCGAGCTCGGCGCGCCGCAGCCCGACTGGGCGCCCGTCGACTCGGCCGACGACCTCGCCGCCTTCGTCGCCGAGCACGGCGGCGCAGGAGTGCTGAAGACCGCGACCGGCGGCTACGACGGGAAGGGCGTGCGCGTCGTGCGCTCGGTCGAGGAGGCTGCCGACTGGCTCGCGGGCGCCGCGGCCGGCGGCCCGCGCCTGCTCGTCGAGGAGCTCGTGCCGTTCCGCCGCGAGCTCGCGCAGCTCGTGGCGCGTCGTCCGTCGGGCGAGACCGTCGTGTGGCCGCTCGTGCAGACGATCCAGCAGGACTCGATCTGCGCCGAGGTGCTCGCGCCGGCGCCGGACGCCGCGAGCATCCAGCCCGTCGTCGACGACGTCGCGCGCTCGATCGCCGAGGGCCTGGGCGTCACGGGCGTGCTCGCGGTGGAGCTGTTCGAGACCTCCGACGGCCGCGTGCTCATCAACGAGCTCGCGATGCGGCCGCACAACTCGGGTCACTGGACGATCGACGGCGCCACGACGAGCCAGTTCGAGCAGCACCTCCGGGCCGTGCTCGACCTGCCGCTCGGTGCGACGGGCGTGCTCGCGCCCGCGGCCGTGATGGTGAACGTCATCGGCGGCCCCGCCTCGGGCGCGATGGCCGACCGCTACGCGGGCGCGCTCGCGGCGCACCCGGACGTCAAGGTCCACTCCTACGCGAAGTCGACGCGGGTCGGCCGCAAGGTCGGGCACGTCACCGCGATCGGCGACGACCTCGACGAGGTCGCCTACCGGGCCCGCGCCGCCGCCGCGCACTTCGACGCCTGA
- a CDS encoding UDP-glucose dehydrogenase family protein: MKIAVIGCGYLGAVHAAAMASLGYETVGVDVDEAKVDRLRRGEPPFYEPGLPELLRAGVDAGTLRFTTDISEAAGSDVVFIAVGTPQKAGSDAADLTYVDAAVESLLPHLAAGTLVAGKSTVPVGTAQRLADLVAPTGASLAWNPEFLREGFAVEDTLRPDRLVYGVADGDDSAIASLDAVYASILERGTDRLVVNFATAELVKVSANAFLATKISFINAMAELSETVGADVTQLADAIGLDARIGRRFLNAGLGFGGGCLPKDIRAFQARADELGHGETLGFLREVDQINLRRRDRMVALVEQELERVGGDRVAVLGLAFKPNSDDVRDSPALDVARRLQEGGRVVRAFDPEAKGTALRIVPTLPIVDSVEEAVDGADVIALGTEWQHFRDIDPVRLAELTPARVVIDGRNALDAAAWSAAGFTVLALGRPDTPAA; this comes from the coding sequence ATGAAGATCGCTGTGATCGGCTGCGGCTACCTGGGCGCGGTGCACGCCGCCGCGATGGCGTCGCTCGGCTACGAGACCGTCGGCGTCGACGTCGACGAGGCCAAGGTCGACCGCCTGCGACGGGGCGAGCCCCCCTTCTACGAGCCCGGCCTGCCGGAGCTCCTGCGCGCGGGCGTCGACGCCGGCACGCTGCGCTTCACGACGGACATCTCGGAGGCCGCGGGCAGCGACGTCGTCTTCATCGCCGTCGGCACGCCCCAGAAGGCGGGTTCCGACGCGGCCGACCTCACCTACGTCGACGCCGCGGTCGAGTCGCTCCTGCCGCATCTCGCGGCCGGCACCCTCGTGGCCGGCAAGTCGACGGTGCCCGTCGGCACCGCGCAGCGCCTCGCCGACCTCGTCGCCCCCACCGGCGCCTCGCTCGCCTGGAACCCCGAGTTCCTGCGCGAGGGCTTCGCGGTGGAGGACACGCTGCGCCCCGACCGGCTCGTCTACGGCGTCGCCGACGGCGACGACTCGGCCATCGCCTCCCTCGACGCTGTCTACGCCTCCATCCTCGAGCGCGGCACCGACCGCCTCGTCGTGAACTTCGCCACGGCCGAGCTCGTGAAGGTCTCTGCCAACGCCTTCCTCGCGACGAAGATCTCGTTCATCAACGCGATGGCCGAGCTCTCGGAGACCGTGGGCGCCGACGTCACGCAGCTCGCCGACGCGATCGGCCTCGACGCGCGCATCGGCCGCCGCTTCCTGAACGCCGGCCTCGGCTTCGGCGGCGGCTGCCTGCCCAAGGACATCCGAGCCTTCCAGGCCCGCGCCGACGAGCTCGGCCACGGCGAGACGCTCGGCTTCCTGCGAGAGGTCGACCAGATCAACCTGCGCCGCCGCGACCGCATGGTCGCGCTCGTCGAGCAGGAGCTCGAGCGCGTCGGCGGCGACCGCGTGGCCGTGCTCGGCCTCGCCTTCAAGCCCAACAGCGACGACGTGCGCGACTCGCCCGCGCTTGACGTCGCCCGCCGCCTGCAGGAGGGCGGCCGCGTCGTGCGGGCCTTCGACCCGGAGGCCAAGGGGACCGCGCTGCGCATCGTCCCGACGCTCCCGATCGTCGACTCGGTCGAGGAGGCCGTCGACGGCGCCGACGTCATCGCGCTCGGCACCGAGTGGCAGCACTTCCGCGACATCGACCCCGTGCGCCTCGCGGAGCTCACCCCCGCGCGCGTCGTGATCGACGGCCGCAACGCGCTCGACGCCGCCGCCTGGTCGGCCGCCGGCTTCACCGTCCTGGCGCTCGGCCGCCCCGACACCCCCGCCGCATGA